In a single window of the Vitis vinifera cultivar Pinot Noir 40024 chromosome 6, ASM3070453v1 genome:
- the LOC132253884 gene encoding vegetative cell wall protein gp1-like — translation MARTRGAKSSSPSSHKKSLRKEPIPDPVSEPPRPRAISPPVKPAPPKPPARRYLTRSGGRPLQKRLRVESSEPIDLMEQSPEPSPVPTPVPSPVLSPVPSSVPSPAPQAKPQEPQPPLPKPQIPAEIAPKEVHKKKLQRADTIPLLFPRLLCQILEHLGYSSEPQLERKRICRELFTLDKWNNMTAYRVDQPERPQPAARRASPRHILEGIIVAASAIPRAPPAVPASSQPSTSAKLRMVIPISEYRELCRSLETLTASQSIVKPSTSTTPVPHSHPAKPQAPSEAPAKEADPSA, via the exons atggcgcgaacTAGAGGAGCcaagtcttcctctccttcaagcCACAAGAAAAGCCTACGAAAGGAGCCAATTCCAGATCCCGTTTCTGAGCCTCCGCGGCCAAGAGCAATTTCTCCTCCGGTGAAGCCTGCGCCGCCAAAGCCTCCAGCGAGGCGTTACCTTaccaggtcagggggtcggccACTGCAAAAGAGACTAAGGGTTGAAAGCTCAGAACCCATTGACTTGATGGAGCAATCTCCAGAGCCATCGCCGGTTCCAACTCCAGTTCCCTCGCCAGTTCTCTCGCCAGTTCCATCTTCGGTGCCATCTCCGGCACCGCAAGCAAAACCACAGGAGCCTCAGCCGCCACTTCCCAAGCCCCAAATTCCAGCTGAAATAGCTCCGAAAGAA gtacacaaaaagaagcttcagagggctGATACCATTCCCctcctctttccaaggctgctttgccaaattctggagcacttggggtATTCTTCTGAGCCTCAGCTAGAGCGCAAACGCATTTGCCGTGAGCtatttactctcgacaaatggaacaacatgacagcTTATAGAGTTGACCAGCCTGAGCGCCCACAACCAGCTGctaggagagcatccccacgacacatacTTGAGGGTATAATAGTTGCTGCTTCTGCCATTCccagagctccaccagctgttccagcttcatctcagccatccacttcagctAAACTGAGGATGGTCATTCCCATTTCTGAATACAGAGAGTTGTGTCGTTCATTGGAGACCCTCACAGCAtctcagagca TTGTTAAGCCCTCCACTTCTACCACACCagtgccacactctcatccAGCAAAGCCTCAGGCCCCATCTGAAGCACCAGCTAaagaggcagacccatctgcctag
- the LOC100251257 gene encoding uncharacterized protein LOC100251257: MGSFMEHVLPGTLFPAVSLWHICSAIVRFVMNPKGFQVRVLNPVSGFDGRLRYLELYVVAIRAFIDMCIEFLYSTHLKFFVNGVLNPSHTNDFEHSGMLLMFFIFGVVALFSQQTGLVQN; encoded by the coding sequence ATGGGTTCATTCATGGAGCATGTTCTGCCAGGAACGCTGTTTCCAGCAGTGAGTTTGTGGCACATATGCAGCGCAATAGTGAGATTTGTGATGAACCCAAAGGGGTTTCAAGTTCGGGTTTTGAACCCAGTGTCTGGTTTTGATGGAAGACTTAGATACTTGGAGCTTTATGTGGTGGCAATCAGAGCTTTTATTGATATGTGCATAGAGTTTTTGTATTCAACTCATCTCAAGTTCTTTGTGAATGGGGTCTTGAACCCATCTCACACAAATGACTTTGAGCACTCTGGGATGCTTCTCATGTTCTTTATTTTCGGGGTCGTCGCCTTGTTCTCTCAGCAAACCGGGCTTGTTCAAAACTAA